One Urocitellus parryii isolate mUroPar1 chromosome 9, mUroPar1.hap1, whole genome shotgun sequence DNA segment encodes these proteins:
- the C9H1orf115 gene encoding required for drug-induced death protein 1: MTVGARLRNKAANSFPLRRPLGRARTQRDEDTDAILEHLECGDEAAESEAGGRRAGNRSARRVHVAVLPERYQPLEEPAPGEKPKKKYRQKLKKYGKNVGKVITKGCRYIVIGLQGFAAAYSAPFGVATSVVSFVR, translated from the exons ATGACGGTGGGAGCCAGGCTCCGAAATAAGGCGGCGAACAGCTTCCCTCTCCGCCGGCCCCTGGGACGAGCGCGGACCCAGAGGGACGAGGACACGGACGCCATCCTGGAGCACCTGGAGTGCGGGGACGAAGCCGCCGAGAGCGAGGCGGGCGGGCGGCGCGCGGGGAACCGCAGCGCCAGGAGGGTGCACGTCGCCGTCCTGCCCGAGCGCTACCAGCCGCTGGAGGAGCCGGCACCGGGCGAGAAGCCCAAGAAAAAGTACCGGCAGAAGCTGAAGAAGTACGGCAAG AATGTCGGGAAGGTCATCACCAAAGGATGTCGCTACATAGTCATCGGCCTGCAAGGATTTGCAGCGGCCTACTCTGCCCCTTTTGGAGTAGCCACCAGTGTGGTATCCTTTGTGCGTTAA